The stretch of DNA GTGTTTAATAGCTGTTTCAGGTTGTCATAATTTAACACAACCGGCCCCGTTCTGAAGTCCCCTTGCGTTGTGTCCGTTCATGTTGGGGTGTTTTGTCACCGTTTCGCTTTTTCCAGTGAAGATGCCGAAGATATTGAAAAGTCGTCGTTGGTTTAAGGTATGCCAGGTCTCTTCACCatcatttgttattgttttatcagGAGAGTTCCTTAATTATTGGATGATTTGCTAAACATATGCCTTTATATTCTCATAAAAACACCAGCGTGCTTTACAACATACTGACAAAATTGAAAGCTCAGAAACACTCCCAAAGTTCAATTTCAGAAAATGCCTCCTTTTGATTATGACTGATGTTCTTAAAATTGATCTACAATAATCGAACCATGAACCAAAAATCTTTTGAACATTATGTGCGGAAGTTTTTAAGAAATGAATCTTAAGACATATCATATAGTGTGTGTAACAGACCAGCACCCTTTAATCAATATCTGAATTTTCTACCATGATTGTATTACCAGTAATGTCTTGCAACAGTCATTTGAGAATATTTGAAAATATGGCATATTAAGGTAGCGCATCCGTAATGGACActttttcaaatataatacaaGATATTAtgttcttaatcagcatcatttcactgaactacatgcaaatgtgtAGGTAAGCTTTCCatgctatttaaataaaaatatttttcaaaacaactcccacgctcggcttttgtccagtttattttcacccctggggtatatgtaaatttcataattcatcaaaatttccaaatatggtcatgcagttggtgtgtacagatgcagtaaagagCGCCATTAAATGTAAATGGTTTCAGCCAAgcagaaattgggttggttaaaaacaaaggttgataaaattcaaaaaaagtatcatttaagtaatattttgaacttcgTTTTTATAGGTACAATATATACagcaacaatataaaaaatggacagatttaccgtttactttttgaaataaaaatgaaaatgcaacatgcataATTTGTATTATCAGCAGTTAATCACCCAAttaagccataacgttgtttttatttaaaaaaattgaagattgtgcaaaacaattgcaacatatttaacaataaaaatagcttatatgctttattaaatcaaattacattagaaaagaaataaaacgcgtcacaaaagtatgcgttgtcggcaggattcaaacctgcgcgggaagataccaaaagatttctagtctatcgccttaaccattcggccacgacaacttcgcATTAGTatctgcttaaattagatatccataagtaaacaggtaaaaaggctcttcgaagaaatcgcgggaaatctttacgggtgcgctaccttaataaaaCCGTGCTTTAACAGTCTCATAACCAACAAAATGAGAAAATGCCTTGGTCGACATATTTTGAAACGTTATTTCGTATAACACGGTATTCCAATTTACAACggtttcaatataaaattatacatcGAATACTAAGTACAAACTCCTTCGTATTTAAACGTGGGCATGCCAACAAAGCCAACTGTATGTTTTGACACAATGACTGTAAAaccatttacatttattttgggaatgtaaGAATGTCAATcttttaatatcatttttctGGATGAAATCATGTTTGGACATTCTAAATTTGCCTTCCTTTATTTTGGGAAATCTACATACAAAggatatttttaaacatttatttattgatctgataaaaatgtttatttataatcgtAAAATGAACAAATCTAAACCCACTTTGAAAGCAGCCAAATCGTATCAATCCTTACACTGCCTTCACTTAATGAAagtaattattttaatgttttttgttaaagtAACGTATTAGAACTGCTGTTATACATGCTCCAGCAATTACGATTAATGAAATTTCATCAATTAATTAGCAATACAAAAATTTATTGTAATGATAAAGCTATTGAGtgtaaaatgtataatatgtgttcCCATATGCATATATGGCATGAACACTTTGTACGGTGGGGAGCGAGATGGCCTTTAAATAGAAAATTATGTGTGAGAAAAACAAGTATGTATCATTACTGTACGTGAAATTTAAAAAGAGACAgactaaaaatacaaatattgtcgGAGCATACGTTTATAGCAAGTTTCTTATTAAGAAGGAAtcattttttttcactatttctttattaatttcgcattttaatcttttcaaaacgttgttttattataaatcgACTGTTCGTTATATAACTAAAAACGAGTGTATATTGGCGTCAAAACAAACTGTAAATGGTGAAACGACGCAAAACACCAATCTGAAAAATAAGCGCCAAAACAATCACATGCTTGTTCAGAAATACTATTGCTTAATGAtgcttaaaaaatgaaataaaaatacaacttcCGGCTTCCGGTGTAAACACTTTTAATTTAATCgctaaatatttatgtttgccaAAATTTTTAAGTAACATTTGCTGGAAGCAAAAAGAAGAATTGTCTTATGGATAAATCAAATATGTACTTCCTCTACGAAGAAACGAGCCAAGAAGTCATACTAAAACACACATTTCAACGATCTGTTCTCAAAACGAAAAGCTGTATCAACTAACAGCACAAAGCGTCAAAAAACGTCCAGAACCTTTAAGCAAACTGATCCTAAGGACGAAAAACGACGCACGGACGGATCAAGTAGTGTTTGGTCTTTGTCTCAATACACATTTGAATCGCACAGAGCTGTTCCTGGTCTCAAAATGGCAAGCAGCAATACTCAAGTCGACACCCTTGATTCGACACTCATTGATAGCAACTGCATGAATAGCTAACCGTCTAGGGCATGTCATATAAACCCTAAGCTATCAGTTAATCATGTGTATCGGACCATCTTTACGTTTTGTCTCATTTGAGTCAGACACCAACATTCTTGACCTCCCTATCCACTCTGCAATAAGCCCCTATCACGATCAGAGCAACattcttacatgtaaatacaggCTTTAACATCTAACGAATCGTGTATACCTTGAGAATCTCACTCCAACATGAAATCTTTAGGCCATCTGTATTTGAAAATATTGCCTCTTTATACAATGAGATAAATGCGCTGTAacattatgtgtattttatttctGAAACTTCTTGATATAGAGTCCAGCTATTCATTCTTATTAATATGTGTTCAaattacttaaatattgtttatccaaTAATACTTATAGGTTATCAGACATTTCACTGTACTATACGGAGATATATTTAGACAaacacacagtttgaagtcatataaCGGCGAGCCCAATATggcttcaaactgtgtgcgagtccaaatatatgaCGTATTGTACACTTTAAACGTCTCAAAAGCTTTTAAATCTTTATCCTTTTCTGAAGCTCtttgtttgatttaaatttaaattttgattttaaaaggcTTTAATTGCATCAATGCTATTTTACAAGACAAGCGCCCATGTCAATCAAttttgtacattcggatactttttcccggtaagggcttttatcgttataaaacaattgctaaGTTCACTTGTACTCAACTTTccaatatgtaaaaaatacagacttttggatccaataccggaatatattggacggtcacgtggtacatatgaagcaTGCTGATTGGattaatttattggatatagaataattaaaatatattatgtttatgttataaataacaaattaaatatgttaatttgacgaaatatttatttattatgttttatcttTATTGCTACCAATATGCTATGTAAATACATCATCCGTTTACACCTTGTTCACTTAAATAAGACAATTGCTATTTGAAATGTTACTTATCTGAATGATTTACTGTCTTGTTAAATTTACCTAAGTTGGTTTGACTATATATATTGATGAATGCACATCTTAAAATAACTAGTAATTATGTAACGACTTTATATAAGGCTACATCGGTATTAAATGATGTATTTGTTATTCTATATAAGGTCGTTTTCGCTAATGATTAAACCAAAGTGAGTAAACATGGTTTGAATACAATCGAATActaaatatttacaaacaaaaatcatattTCGTTGAACAATTAGTGCAATTGTTGCAAAACAATAAATCTTAAGACATAGATATAACAAAGTGTGTGTAAAGGACCACCAGTCATAAGTCATTATTGGACTTTCTAGAAATTACATTTCTAGTATCTTCTCTCAGCAGTCAATTGGGTATTGGTTATATGAATATCTCAGTACCTTCACAGTTGACTGTGAACATCAGCTTTCGCACCTCTCAGTATCAACAACAAAATCCAAGATGCCTGCGGAAGAACCGAATACTCTACCTTAAATGTTTTCCATCATTCGGGATTACAGAATTGATGTGAACAATTAACGCGttaaaataattgatgaaaatatagGAATGGATGCGAGTAGAAATGTTTCTCATGATCATGAAGGGGACAACCGTCAAATTCTTATTGGCATCATCTTTGTGTTGCTTATGTTCTTCGGTACACTTCTAAATTCATTAGTTATAGTAACATTTTATGCAGTACCGCGTCTTCGAACCCCAGTGAACTTCTTGATAATGGGATGCGTTGGACTAGACGTTGGAATGATTGTAATTGGTTATCCGTTTATAATTGCCCTTTGTTTTCGTGGACTGTGGGATTTCGGTGATGTTTGGTGCAAGTTGTATGGATTTTGTATGACCGTTCTTGCAGTGTCAAATATTTCTATACTTACGGCGATTGCAGTGAACCGTTATATTGTTATAATGGAGTTAAGTGTTGCAAAAGAAATCACAAAATCTTGCTCTATTATGATCATCATACTCTGTTTAATTTATGGAATACTTTGGGCAACGGCCCCGCTTGTAGGCTGGGGTAGTTTTGCAATGGAGCCTAACCGACTAACATGCGGACCGGACTGGAGGAACGAAGACATGTCCGTTAGATCGTATAATATATGTCTAATGGTAGCAATCCTGTGTCTCGTTGTGCATATCTGCGAAATAAATTAATCTTATGCGGTGTCATATGATTAAGTGTGTATAGTGCATAACGTGTATTATCACATActgttttaaaaagatatcagcttatgtgtgtgtatttattataGGCTGTGAATGCGGATGTATTATTGTGATCATTTATATGTAATAGTGCGTGTCTATGTGGTGTTATCTGTTGTTGATGAGCGGGTTGATTGCATGATATATACGTTATTATGAGTTTCGTTTTAACAGTTATTTCAACAGATAttagttttttattttatgatacatGCGATTTGTTGTGTGCTATTGTATTTGGGATATGCCATCTattttgatatgagagttgatgACATATGTTCTTATGCAATATCAGTTGGTATAACTGACATTATGCGTATTAAATTAAAAGCTTTCCAGCCATCAGCGTAAACCTTGTATTTCACGTTCGTTGCAACACATGTTTGTCTCTTGAAGCAACTCTTGCCCGTTTGCGTAGACTTCACGCTCCAGCAAAAagtgcattttatatttaaagccccactgtcaaaatactgtagttATCAAAACGTTGTGCAAGTTAATATTATAAAATTCAAATTTTGacgttttgataattttaaaccaTGGTGGTATAGCAAAAATAATTAAGTTGTGTATAAGATACAATCAAAGTTGTAAAAACCAgatttcaatattaaacaaagtGAGACTTGCATTacgaatatattttttgtttcaaaatatttattcacaaaaatatacacatataacaACACGCAGATCAATTATCAAGAATAGTCGTATACATTAACAGCAACAGTCATCTTAACATTCATTCGAAATATGTGGATCTGtatgtaacatttcatcaatcatttattaatatatatatatatatatatatatatatatatatatatatatatatatatatattattgattcaaattatatttataaccCCTTACATAAATTTTGTATTACAATTTGCTAAGCATTTTTGTCAGATAATGGTATTCATGGTATATTCATAATggcaaatgttaaacaaattttgATAGAACATGTATACTGTGACCTATATTTCTTTTCCTGTAATATTGCATCACAAACAGAAGATctttcattaacatatttttcgTATCAATAATTATTGATCTTCTCTCGCTGATAAtgtaacatgtatatattgagtAACTAGCAAAGCTTATTATGATATTAACATCATTGTATGTATTGTTTTCTATTTTATAACCGACGATTATATTACGAAGGGaaataacacaattatattttCTGCAAAATCATTTGAACTTACTTCATAGGCGTCTGTGCTGATTTTATGTTAGATTAAGAGGATTTGCACAAAAGTTGAGAATCAAAAATAAAAGATATGCTCAGGATTAGTCTGAATAATGTGTTTATCGGTCTGTGTTTCTCTCCTTGTGTCGGtatgtatgtttgtgtgtttgtctGTAAGTGTGGCTATCTGTCTTAATGTTAAACCTAGTATAAATCGTTTCCAATTTACATATTCCTaacaacaatttaaacaataactatttgaaattgttaaaataataatttatttaatcaaaatgttttttttcagatgGATGTCTCAAGAGAAAAAAGATGAGTGACATTGTGTGCTTACTAGaaataaatttaagtattaaGTCATCGAGCAACAATCGTTTTCAAAGACAGTCGTAAACGAAGGCATTTCGTCAAAATAATGTAGTTTTTAGTGAAACGTCATTCATGTCATTATTAgagtctccttcctaccattgagtgattaaatggtaattaaattgaatgcgttgaaattcccttttattattgtttaatttgagttgcaatgctatgaggttaaatttttatttacccgtatatgtatcatgaatattactGGGACAAAtttgaggttgagcgctctacaCCCGGTTTAAAACcacgttccaaggcggtgaccccagctttattcttttatgtgtgtatgttgGATCGTATTGTGCTATAACGTACTgctttggcaattggtcacttgccttaaataaaggaccaactaattgtttataatgagattgcaatactgctccagcagctggagctTCTCTTCTTTATATTAATGCCCTCAAAAAATCTGTTATAATATTTTCGGTGGACAGGGCTATTCGTGAAAGTTAAATTGTTGCTTAGTTAAACAAAATCATTTATCATTAAACCTATATTACCGAAAATTTAAAAGGAATACATGATTCTTTTTTACCGTTAGCCGAGCCATATTGGCATTTTACATTTCACAAAATTATTAAATTCATATAAGATTTAATATACATTGTTCAAAATTAGTCATGCCAGCTTACTATGGTCAATAACCATACACAAGCGCCTTTTTGTCTGGTTTAGCAGTACTAATTATGTGGTTTTATGTAAGCAATTGACAACTGCCTAGGGCGCAATTAGAGTAGGGCTTCCTGGCTGAATAATTATTTCAGTTGACACTTACACGCGTGGTCGGATAAAGCTCTGTTTGAACACAAGTAATCTCAACGTATTATTTTTTGTACTGTTATACGAACTAGTGTCATATGAGTATTTGCACAATGGTAAACGAATTTATGTCACtcctatttgaaataaaatagagAACATCATTGATTTAGAACAGGTGTTTCTTAGCAATGTGGCAGGAAATTATGCTTACATTTGTATAAGAAGATGATGTACCTTTTTATGTTATTTCTCATTTCCTGaaacaaaatgtatgtgtgtCTGTATTCTTTAAGTTGGCATGATGCGAGAATAGTAGCGGAACACCCTTGTAAATCCGAATAAAAAACTTCGAAGAACTGTTAGCATTCATTCAATTGTGCTAACCGACTGGTTTTTGAATTATAAATACTGTAGAATATAGTCAGAGAAcataaacataatgataaatttaGGCATCTTCTTtggtattaaagtgatattatgggcatttttcactgttgaattgagctgaaaagaattaacaggtcaaaagagtaagttaaaatgtagTTACTGACCAAtcatctgcaactcatcttgctcccagttgtttataaaaatatattttatattcgatattttatgtgactcacccagtcctgtaagccgaaatgatacgtaaaacaaaattgtgtctttgtgtcgtataaacgaatctgcacttaaactaaatttaggttcacattgtacatgcgtgatcagttgtcaaacgaaagtacggttgatattcaaatgcattatttttctctttccgggatattgttttagtatgttgatgctgcattaacaaatataagtgtatatgaagtgaaaacaccaaaaataaacaacggttgcgatagacacctataaactgttcgATGCccgtaatatcactttaaggtttaaatgtctTGAACGAAAATTCTTTTATAAACTAGTTTTTATGTTACTGTGTATAGTATGTTCGAACATGTCAAATAAgggatttaaaaaaatcacaaatacgTTTAACAATTACGGCAACATGAGATCTCAATAATAATTGCAACGCCGATAGCATTTtaattgacgttttcgtgttaTGACATAGAAGTACCTGTTCCAAATTTGTATTATTGCCAAAATGTAATCAATACATTTGCATTTTAGGTTCGACGGCATCAAACTAACAGCTCACGCCAAGTAACTGCTAAACGTCGGCTAGAAATTTACGTCGCGTCCACTGCATGTTTAATTATCGGTAAGACTGTCCTTTTACTgaacaatttttaataatattgtctAACACAAAAAATTGCTTTTGGTACATAGATAAACCttaatgtatatactttttttacgGTGACATAACAAATCAGTATTAATCAGAAAGGGTATCATCTAATCCCATATTTTCGATCTGCAAATTAACCATGTTAAAACACCGATTTATAGCAGTTTTTGTAGTGAATGTAAGATTACGCATATACAATTGTTTATTCTTACCTGCTTATAATAACTTGAATcctacaagagcaccgcctagcggatGCAGGACGCTTatctatttttcatttttaaatgtgaAGCGATCTATCTCAATGCTTCAATCAAAAAGGGGGGTGGGTGGTTGGAGAGGTGTGCATAGTGTggggtgtagtcatttattacattatctttcaaaaataagaaaacattgaaaaatccttttttgaggggaaaggattcttgggtgggatggttggactgtctttcaaaaataaaataataaaaattaatatttgttttttttaaatatgtgtaaaaACAAGTTTTAAGGGGGGGTTGGGTGGGGTCGGGCGTGGGGTTGGGGGTGGGGTCGGGGTGGAGTCGGGGGTGGGGTCGGGGTGGCGTTTAAGATGGGTGTATAATGTTTGGGTGGAATATATTATGGTATGTAAGGTAAggattgttttgtcaaagtatgaatcaaatctgatcataaataaagaagttacagcaatttgagcaaaatttaataatttgaccttgagagtcaaggtcattcaatggttAAGGTGAAATTCAacatgccaggtacagtaccctcatgatagtatgaacgtattttaagtttgaaagcaatagctttgatactttagaagtaaagtagatctaaacacaaaatttaatagtatttaaaggaacttagtcaaaaaagggccataataaCTTCAAAATGCgtaccagagttatgcaacttttcctgtacagtccccttatgatagttagcgagtgtttcaagtatgaaagcaatagctatgatactttaggattaaagtggaccaaaacaaaaaattaacaaaattttcaattttctaggtaTAAAGGGGCCGTAATTCTctcaaaatgtcagtcagagttacataattgTACATGCACATTCCCATTATGAcaattagtaagtgttgcaagtatgaaatcgATTGCTTTGAAACTTTAGGAAGAAAttggacttaaacacaaaacttaaaaagtataaaaagggtacaTAATTCTGGTAAAATGCCAGCCAAagtaactttgcctgtccagtcccctcatgctagtaagtaagtgtaccaagtttgaatgcaatagatttaatactttatgagaaaaaaggacctcaacacaaaacttaaccggacgccgacgcagacgccaacgtTCAAGTGAAGACATTATAGCTAACAATgatgacatattttttttaaaaatagatgagcttaaaacgAATACAAAACGAgtgttaaatatgttgttttgtgtgtgttaaaTATTTGAATAGTTATATCATGTCAAATAGTTATATTTTTCGATATTGCTAAGAAGAAATTACATGTTTGAAGTCCctgtaatatttcaaattattggatATTATTGGTGTAAACGTGacttaaaatgatatttaaactattgtttgtaTCCTTTTCCATTTCAGTCGGCTTTTTGGCCGGATGGTTGCCTTATGCAATATTTTCGCTGTGGACAATGTTCAACGACGTATCCAAAATGTCTTCAACAGTGGCCATCTTAGCACCACTGTTCGCCAAGTCAGCAAGCGTATGGAATCCGCTGATTTATGCTGTCAGGAATAGAGAGGTGCGCCAAGCTATGTTGCTGTTTCTAAAGCGGTGCTGTAAAATAAGATCGACGGCGTCCGCTAAAGATCATCACATAGTAATACAATTAGCATCACTGCCAGTGGGATTACATGAACTTTATATCGAAAgttccattgtttaaaaaaacaacaccatttcgAATGGAACTAAATCGACGACAATCTTGTGGAATAGAATTTGTCGCAATAAGAATACCGCCAATGTACGTATGTATAACGCGATGCCGTgtattttttacatgaaaaaaggATATCAATTTGATAGGTTTAATTTGGGACATAAACACCGCACGTGAACAATACAACACAGTTTGAATGTTGTAGGAAAATGCCTTTGGAAACATGTGTGAACAGACAAACAGGAAGACAGATCGGCAAACGGTGGGCAGCCAGGCTTGCGAAGTGGGGAAGGGCAGGCTGGCCGGAAGGGAGACAGACATACAGGCATACTCGCATCCACACATTCTCACAAACAGACACTCAGGAAGTTGTACGGACTTTGTTACGAAATTATTAATCGACCTATAGTGTATATCATTAAGCATGATGGCAAACATATTCAAAGATTAAGGTTAATCGGCATATCTAATGAAATAGTAAATTGTGGACGATTAAAAAACGCACACCTACAGCCGCATTATACAATTATACCAAATTCAAAAAGGAGTGGATCTGCCATTAAGGAGTTACCAACTTCCGCAGCAGTTTGGAACTTGGATTGCATTTTATTTACGCCCCTTGACCCGGGTAGTTTTACATGTCCTAGTGTCTTGTCTGCAGCAGTGTTAAAACGTTGATTGATGTTCACGAATAATCCGTAAGCCAACAATCTAATTGCGAACACAAAAAACAGCCTGTTCACTATATTGAGTGTAGTTGGAcgaaacaaaaacaattgtaGTCACTATGCCTGATACAAATGCCAGTTATGATATCTTAATGGGACTAAGCATCAGTAAAGACCATGAAGAGATGAGCGGTGTCTAAATAAAACGAAAGAAATCTGGTAATCATAGACTTGAAGGTGAACCATAATGTTTAAATATGGTGTATGAAAAAT from Dreissena polymorpha isolate Duluth1 unplaced genomic scaffold, UMN_Dpol_1.0 chrUn068, whole genome shotgun sequence encodes:
- the LOC127863959 gene encoding visual pigment-like receptor peropsin, with amino-acid sequence VDTYTRGRIKLCLNTIGFLAGWLPYAIFSLWTMFNDVSKMSSTVAILAPLFAKSASVWNPLIYAVRNREVRQAMLLFLKRCCKIRSTASAKDHHIENAFGNMCEQTNRKTDRQTVGSQACEVGKGRLAGRETDIQAYSHPHILTNRHSGSCTDFVTKLLIDL